GTGGGAGAATTGTGTAAATGTGTTCTGGTCAAGCTAGGtataaaactcattttggATTAATGTACGATTTGGGATGAGGCCTTAAACTACTTGTGATTgtgttaggaggttaaaacctTGCATGTTGGGTAGTTTGGAAAGTTAGATGATGTAAATTGCTTTTGGCATTTATAAGTGTGTTTGAGTTTATTAtttgccttgtttaaggtATTATCTGGCTTAAGGACTTTGTTGGTAGTTTGGTTTCAAATATTGTGAAGGCATGTTGATACATTGTGCATGTGGCTAGTTATGGATATTCAATGTGTTTCATgtaggttgaaatttttgggattgttcaaattataggggagactatgccaaaattttggtagaaagtctcggtctttagtaagtgggcacggcatcggggtgatgtcagaATTTCCACAAGATTCGTCTCGGGTTTCGGggaattcggggcgggtcctgtcatacaATCCAACACCTTGAGTTCCTTCTACCAACactttctaatatttttcctcttttttcttctctctatcACTTTCTTGTTCTATCATGCACTACCATGCATGTCCTAAAACTAAGTTAAGGAAATGGTTCCTGTTGGTACCGtaactgaccgagcaactagctTGACTAGATCATCCAcgtgccatgctttgagaggtcatcaaCTTAGCCAAAGAGGCATTACCACAAgtcacaactctaagcaaagcaagaggagtcccacatcaaaaaactacaagagatgaagactccccctcacctataaaagaagaccACTCTCCACTTAGAAAAAGGTCTTGGATCTAGACCCTTAGGCCTTGGACTCTCTCTTCTAGATCACTAGACTGggcttctcacttgttatctttatatttgggtctaatctccttgtacaaatgtaaacaaacattattataattaaaacatacTTCTCCGTGGATGTAGCCCATTCATTaagggtgaaccacgtatatctcATCTTCTTTATATTTATCGCTTGCCCAAATCTTCACACACATGTTGAAGGTCATCACCTTCACCCATCATCCACCATTCCACCTCTATCTAAGTTGACCTCTCGaaaagagcatcaacagttcctatttataatacaataaGAGTCGGCTAAAGATGAGATAGAAGGGGAAAGTGGGCACATCAAGTAGGTGGTATCAATTAGCATGTGCATATGACTGTAATGTTGCCAGCTATAAGAAATTATAGCATGAGGTGTTCAAAGCTAAGCAAACTCAAGACATACAGATGACAGCTCACAAGGTGATAGTGCTGCTTTggctatataaaaaaatggacGTGTCTATCACTAATATCAATCAAAGTTGATTACTACAACTTTAAACTTAGCCACCAAGTATTGATAATATGAAGGAGTTGCAAcgaaaataaaacatatttagatatttatttaaagtatatatttattaatgaTAATATTTATGAAAGTATAACAcgtaatttatatatatatatatatatatttatatatagacTTAACTATCTATGTTAAGAACTAAATATTccccaatatatatatatatatatatatatatatgtgtgtgtggtTTCACACAAGAAGAATCTgcatatgaaaataaattgatCACCTTGACAATTGAcataagaacaaaaactaTATAATTTTCCTAatctttaatatatattacttGAGGAACTAGCTAGCCTATTCTGTCAAGAGGAGACAAAGATGATATAAAGTCTTGGCAATATTTCCAGCTTACTAGGGAACAGTGCTATTGAATCTCTTAAGTCTGTGTTGTgcataaaatattttgtttctgtCATGTTCTAAAGGCAAGATGATATTGCATTCCCATAATTTACTGAGAATGCAATTTCATATCAATTTACAAATTCCTGATATTTCAACCATATGTCAGTTACTTTTGATAAAGCCCACCgacacaaaaaatataaataaaaggcaGAATTTGAAATCATAAccacataaaaataaaacctttaTTTACCAATAAAAAATCTTCTAACACAATTgacactaaaaaataaataataataagaaagaACTTGAAACTATGActactaaaaaataaaagctttatttaccaaaaatcTTCTAACACAATTAGTAGCGGATCCAGAAATTTTTCAAGAGAGGGGCAATAATGATTTTGATACTCCCaataaaaaacatattatGAAAACCAGACCCTTAGTTAATTTAAAGATTGATTAGcacgataaaataaatacaaaattaataataaaaatatattatcacAGTAAAAAGATTAGATCAACAAACAAGTAGTATCAATCAAAtcctaattaaacaaaaactctAATATCAAATTGTGATTTGAAATCATTGTGCAAGGACTCTTCTTcgttgttgttttttattatttaatttttttgacagATGGGCTTCTTCAAATTGGGAGCATTGAGGTAAGCCTTTTGGtattacattattattattataatgaaatatttattataacaACAAGCAATTGAAGCCAAACAATGAATCTTGAAACGGTTTGCACCAAAAACGaagagtttgaattttttgaaaacacTTCATTTAAACCATTAAACATAAATCAAGGACGACGCCGTTTtgacaaataaaaataggGTTGTCTTCTTCATTCGTGAACTAGAGCCTCCATCAGCGACACACCTTTGCAACTCCTCCTCTACAACACAGCGTGTGCCTCAATCGTGTAACTTGCCATTCGCGATTTCAGGAGGCCTCAGATCGTCGCACTCAACGAGATGTGCCTTGATAACACCTTTTAAAACGCTAGAAAGCAAAAGGGAAAATCCAGCACATCCATGGCTTTTTCCGGCGAGGGGAGGTGCAACTACACCTCCTTTCGCCTCTGTAGGTCCACCATTGAACACATAATAGACGACAACTTAGATGGAACAGCAGTTTCAAAGAAcatgatcttttttttttcgttcttgAGAAAAGAAGCCCGCAAATCTGGCGTTAATGGCTTCTTCAATCTTTTCTTGTCTTGTAACTATGAGAATTAAATCTAAAGTAGGGCTCGTCGCTGGGCAGGGCCGGGCTAGCCTGGCCCAAATTTAATAGACTTGGGCAGGACCGGGCCAGACAGAGCAGGGCTTTAAAGAGGATAGAGAAAATATCGGGTCAGACCTGGCcggatttttttagaaaattcaaagcccaagcccgacccatgagctgggcttgagaaagcccatcggGCCGGGCTGGGCTAAACCCAACGGGccctacttcattaaaaaaaaaatcataaacttaatcataaaggcattttagtccaaatttgagattaaactcacttaattccaatattttaacttcaaaccaaattcataaaacatccaataaagtcacacaacttataagatttttcacaaaaataataaaaccaagtattatttttgaggttattacataattagatcgtaatacgttttaagaaatcattttaaaaaatactaagtatcaaaaaaaaaaaaattaaaggatggtatgaataaatatgcaaatatttggtgatgtgttcaagaaaagcatgattgtatttggtggtacgattatgtttcgtgatatgattatatttggtgatgtgatatgttgttcatcttatatatatatatatatataattgttgaattaataatttacacaaattaatgtgctaatcatccaattataaactaggaatgagtaaagaaaagtaaatgaaaggaaatgaaacaaattatatatgtgatttaagtgatataatcctaaacataaactcttatttatacataattatatatatatgtgggcCTAACGGGCCGGGCTTTTGTGGGCTGGCCGGGCCAGGCTTcagacacccaagcccaagcctagtTCGGCCCAAGGAGGGCAgggccatctcaaagcccataacggGCCGGGCTGGGCTTTGAGATGGGCCGGGAGGGCCCCAATCGGCTCATGAGCCcgcgggccaaatgatgaggcctaatCTAAAGTCCAaagtgttgacgtgagtctcctcattaatcaaggagatttacttccttgattaattaaggaatttactttcctattttttatatagttgataaatcattgtataattaagagatactttcctaattatttactgtatctaattccttATAAAGCCCATatgtaaactcttatatatgcctccttatggagaagaataaattaaacctaatacattcaaaccatattcatatttttgcATGTTTTATCAGAGCTAGGTTCTCTTGTGACCTGTGCTTGCGTTCTTCTTGAAATTTAAGTGCTCTCCTCCCCTCCTCTTCaagggggggagggggagtgAAAATGATATGATTACAGACATATCCCCATTATCTTGACGTAGTCACATGAAGATACTACATATCTCTTTACCCTGACGACCCCTTCTCTTCAGGGTGAGAGGGGGAGTGAAAAGAAGTTGTTTTTGTCTCTAAACCcttatctcaaatttctcatattcaaatccaaaaccctaaatcaaattcctcatatttttccccaaatccaaatccctcaAATCTAAAGTCCTCAAATCCTCTTATCCAAATCCCTAAACACATACCCTCAAATCTTATACACATACCTCTTAAATCCAATTCCTACATCAAATTTCTCacatcaaattcctcatattCTCATATCACATTTACTTCCCTTGCGATAGTGGAAGTATTTGTCATTGTTATTGCTGCTGGCTACTATGTCCTTTGTGGTACCAGTACCATTGCTCATATCTGTTGTGACTCTTGCTGGGGACAGTGTTGATTACTGTTGATGATGCCTGCTATGTCCCTGCCTTGTTGCTCTTGCTGGTGCCAGTGCCTTGTGTTGCTGTTGTTGGTACCAGTATTGTTGCTCCTGCCTGTTATGGTGCTAGTATTGTTGCTCATGCCTTTTGTTGGTGTGTTTCCGTTGTGGTCACGCCCGTTGAACTTACCTTTGCTCTTGGCTTTCTTTACCTTGCcttattttttcaaggtttggCTTTACCTTGCCATGCCTTACCATGCTTTGCCTTACCTTGCCTTAccctattttttagggtttggttTTCTGCCTTACTTattgccgtgctcacagggtttgtGTTCTACTATGTGCCCTATTTTTTAGGGATTGCTCTTGTGTTTTCGCTGCAAACTTTGCTTTAGTTTGTCACTTGTTTCGCTCATGGTTGACGAAAAGACATTCTCTACAATTTGTGCTTCTCAAGTATGGTGTTCTGTGACTCGTTTGTCAAGTTGGGCGTACGAAATATCTAagcaccaacttgaggaggagtgttgacgtgagtctcctagGAGTTTACATGAGGGTTTTACAAGTCAGCCATCGATATTGCCcataatccagttcaacatgatcaaactaaacatgttgaggtggatagacattttatcaaagaaaaacttgagaaGAAGATTATTCGCCTACCATTCGTGAGATCAGAAGATCAGTTGGGAGATATTTTAACCAAAGCTATTTGTGGAAGAGTATTTTATGACTCACTTACCAAGTTGGGCATTGATGACatatatgcaccaacttgaggaggagtgttgacgtgagtctcctaattgACTTGGGGACTTGGGTTgcaatcatatatatatgtgtgtgtgtgtgtgtgtctataGATGTATGTATATAAAGAACCATATTGGCCTAGCAGGTTTTGTTCTTGAGATTTTGGAACTGTACCAAATTGTACAATGAGTAAATCTATGAACAATGATGGTTGGGTAAtctagagaaaaaaaaagggtatcTAGGATAGACatgtttctctttctctgaAAATTCCTTTTCAACCAGTTGAAAGGATGTTtcagagaaagagaaacaaagagagaagTATATGACCCAAAGGCCAATTGAAAACCCCAAACCAATCTAGggagaaaacaaaaccttgCCAAAAAGCAAGAAGAGACAAACCCAGTACAAAACTAGGAGCAAAACTCTCTCtttgtctctctgtctctctctcctatGTCTTCCCCCTAAAGCCCCAAGAACACAAAGCCCCCAATCtcataggaaaaaaaaaaaaaaaaaacctaatttcAGAACAtatataaacccaaaaatcataaatgtAATGaaaacactactacaaaaatcgAAATAGATGATGGGAAACCATCATCGTCTAGCATGTTTTCCAACCATCGTGAAATCGACCGCCATCTTTTGTACAAAAAACAACAACGGTTAATACCCGACGTCATTAAGTCATTCAACGTCCAGATTTATTAATAACCGAAGTTTATTTACTATATAATTAgcctaaaatgaaattttatacAACATTAGACGACGGTTTTATGAAACACAAGACATCTAAGGAGTATTACATGTCAAGATCAAAAGAAGAACCGATGTACAGATAATTTTCCACATCCCTAAATGAAGGAAAAACACTTGGATAAGATagaaaccgtcgtggttaatTTATACTAtgttaaacaaacaaagaaactaACGTCTAAAACATAAACGACTTTGTTCACAAAAACCAACATACGAGTAATGAGAATTACATGTCATTTATCTCTCAATAACCGTCGTAACCTGAAATAACCACATCCTACAATTGACATCACCGACGCTTATGTATTTATCCACATCGCTAATTATAACAAAAACCGACGTGTTAAGACTTTTCCACGTCTGTTTCTTGCGAGACTCGtagtttaaatttaaaaaagaaggcCCTTTGACAAAGTTAGACATCACTTTTTCTAAATAACCGACATCTAAAAGATTTAAAATGACATAATTCACTCAATATCGACGTACAAAACAATCTTCCCCGTCAGTTGTTTTTCAGAGGATGACGTTATGAATAGTATTAAAGGCGTGGATAGGAAAATAACCGATGTGAAACCGACGTCTAAAACATAAACGACGTCGTTCACAAAAACCAACATACGTGTAAAGAAAATTACATGTCATTTATCTCTCAATAACCATCGTAACCTGATAACCACATCCTGCAATCGACATCACCGACGCTTATGTATTTATCTACGTCGCTAATTATAACAAAGACCGACGTGTTAAGCTTTTTCCACGTCTGTTTCTTACGAGACTAGTCGTTTAAATTTCACAAAGAAGGCTCTTTGATAGAGTTAGACGTCACTTTTTCTAAATAACCAACATCTAAAAGATTTAAAATGACATAATATTACTCTATATCGACGTACAAAACAATCTTCCACGTCGGTTTTGTTTTAGAGGATGACGTTATAAAAAGTATTGAAGGCGTCGATAGGAAAAAAACCgacgtggaatatatattcaatgtctgtttcattaaaataaaggacgtggttagttattgacaggacccgccccggaatttcCAGAAAACCGAAGCGGACCCCgtctttgttccgacatcaccctgatgccgggcccacttactaaaaactaagactctctaccaaaattttggcagagtcccCCCTGTGAATTgaacaaacccaacaaaattcaacctgcataaacataaaataatcccaaccagcagcatgctttaaagCGAATAAACAGTTTACAATAAAATGGCCTCCGACCTCACAGCTTAAACCCTAACAGGGGCGATAACAGAGTAAGTCTAAgaacttcaatttcaacaaaacagaGTTCAAAGGGAAtaacatgaagaaagagtCCTACGAAGGCTCAAGGCTTGGAAGCGCACGATCCGGCTCGGTTGCGGAGCTCAGTCAACTACTGGCTGGAGGgcgcaaaatagaaaattgtgagtggacaaaaataaattcagttcAGTGTAAACCAACGGAATATAACCCCCACCGTTTAGAAAACCATGCAAGAAATCCCATGCATCTCAAAACCATCATactcaagtatatatatatatatatatatatatatatatcaaaacaaatcaataccAGATGCCAAGTCCGAAATTAAGGAACGCTTTACAAAACCCACCATCCAAAACTTATAAGTCCCAAAAACTAAACTCTCGAAAGCGTACCCATTGGCACGACTGGCAAGGAAGTATCCTCACCAAGAAACAATGAAtgaatagttatatatataaatatataatataagagatatatatatatttttcttctttaacaTGTGTttgttacaaaattttcagtatATAGTTATAGTATGGGAGCACGGCTATATTGCAGtggttttttaattatttttaattaatagtaTGGCCTTTTTGGCTGTACTCGTGGGGGAAAAAAGGCTGCCCAGGTGGTAGGCGgctccttttattttttatttaaaaaatatatatagtacaACCGCAaggctatatatatagtcccatttttaaattttttttaatgaacagtatagccatgcggctatactcttgaaatatatttgaatattttactaGTACAGCTGCGCAGCTACACTCTTACGAATAttaaaatagtacagccgtacggctatacacgttaaatatatttgaatattttaacagtataggcaatggtttcttttttataattaagtaaaattagccttttttaattacttaaattagtaattatattttaagttttttttctttagtaattaattagtatttaaatatttaactaatttcataaattacttaataaatagtaattaattattttaaattactttatggtttgttttttatttgttttatatataaattagtttgtttagtttaatattttcaattaagTAATTTCTTAGacatttaattatattaattatcatttatattttatttaatgaataattAGAAAGTTCAGCTGATAACAGCCTAGTGAATTTAAAGGGCCGGTACAGAGTTGAAGGTTCTTTATTTTATCTGGTGATTGGTACGTGACATAATCGTCTATTGGCATTTAGCCAGCTATATCTTTTGGAAAAATTGATGttgattgttttcttttgtttaaaaacTATCACAGAAAGAAATGCCCTTTGTATTGTGTTGATGTATGTTGGACTACATTAGTGGTAAGACTTATCTGTGCTTAACACTCTTGCTCAGCGGTCTAAGTAGATATTTTCGTGAACTCTAATGTAGGCTCTATAATGATGGAGCATGAGAATGGAGGATGAGGTTAAATGTAGTAAGCATTAGATAAATTTAGTATATGTTTGTCTCACTGATAGTGTCCTTTCTCCTTGTGGAGGCTCTATTCTTCTAGTTTCTCTTCCGTTTTGCATCACTTATTGACATGgattttttctccaatccCAAGTAGTTGAAATCCCTTAATCCGAGTATTTCGTTCCACTTAATGATATAAAACACAGATTATTACCGATGATTGTTCACACCTTTTTTGGAGCCTATGTTAACAAGACACTACAATGGACGTTCAAATCATATGTAACGTTCAATTGTGGTGATACTACAACACAGATGCAGAACTTGCATGTCTTTTGAACTAGTGTACATTAGTGTAGTAATGGAGTTGGCTTTGGTTTTCTTGTAAAACTGCTATGCTCTGTCTACTTATTGTCTTGGAACTTTGCTTCTTTCAGTGTCTCTCGTTACTTTTATGGTTGGAAGAACGCTACGAGACTGTATACACACGCCATCCTGGTTTCCAGAAAGGATCTAAGCCACTCCTTGCAGTAGATAACCCATTCCCAATGGAACTTCCAGAAAATCTTGTTGGGGAGAAATGGGCCTTTGTCCAATTGCCCTTTTCAGGTAAAGGACTTGCTGATGAAGATTTCTGGATCTTGACAGACATAACAACTCACATCCTGTCACCTGCCCTAACCAtccaatatttctttttaacatTTCCTGTTTCCACACTAAATCTAACTCCTGTTTTCAGCTGTTCAAGAGGAAATCTCATCCTTGGACTCAAACCTTGTGTTTGGTGCGAGTCTAGATTTGGATTTGTTGGGGATTGAAATTGATGACAAGACATTGATTCCAGGATTGGCTGTTGCATCTTCACGCGCTAAACCTCTAGCAGGTGTACATTCTCTCCAATATCATCTTCCGGTCTTTCTGTATCCAGataattatttctttcttcttatgCATTTTCACTCTATCTATACACTGcaaatatttttggatagaTGTTCTTCGTACAGATAGCCTAACATATTATGTTGCTAGATTGTTAATGGTCGAGTGGACtgtaatttgaatttgtaGTCCAGATTGATCGTCAACCAACTTACCATGTGAAGTTCTTTGACGAGATCACAGTATCCTACATGgacatagttttttttatcaagCCAGTGATATTCTACCCTTAAGAGTGGCAGTGATAAACTTGGTTCCTTCATGGGATATTGTGATACGTTCTCCTTGAATCTGCTATCTTATTCCTGTTGTGTCTTGTACAATTTTCTGGTGTTCCTCTAACCGTAAGAGATCATAATCACATCTTTCTATAAACTGTTGCAGCTTGGATGAATGGGTTGGAAGTTTGTTCAATTGAAGCCGATTTGTCACGGGCTCGCTTGATTCTTTCTGTTGGAATTTCTGGGCGATATATTTATGCTACCTACAACAAAACTCCTGAAACAACAAGTGAAGCTGAAGCTTGGGAAGCAGCAAAGAAGGAATGTGGAGGTTTGCACTTCCTTGCAATCCAGGGGGACTTGGATTCGGATGATTGTGTTGGATTTTGGCTTCTACTAGACTTGCCACCTCCACCCGTATAGAGTGTAATCAGTCCAAACAAATTTTAAGAAGAACTTACTTGTACACATTAATTTCTCAGTTATATAGCTTCATGCTTTCTAGTTGCAGAAATTATTGCAAATATTCCTTTAGAGCTTAGTTTTCTCATTAAggttttttgatttttatgaCTTGGTCTCAGATCACATATGCATCATTCTATTTCTAAGAAAAGCTGAAAACGGGAAATCAAGCTCATTATCCGGGGTCTGTATGTTGTGGTGGGTCTGAGGTTCGGGGTTCGACGTGTCGTGCAAACTTGGGTTCGGGTTTCCAATCTGATTCCCAGCATCTGAACCACGGTTTCTTAAATTTAATTCAATGTATGATGTTGACCCCTCAAAAGTTATGaaaaaaagctcaaaacaaaacatggaTTTGGTAAGGGTGTGGAGCTGCAGCTTCTAGGCGATGGGGTTGGTGTTGTTGCGGGAGGGATGAAGGTGCTGGGGGATGGTGGTCAGCGGAGAGTAGGGCctgagggagagagagttttgtttttaaaatgaatgaattttttaataggTTGTTGACCGAATTGCTCATCTACAACTAACAGAagttaattctttttttatttatagaaattgaggattgttatttttatttactttggCTGTGTCTACCCACTTCCCCTTTCCCTGTC
The Prunus dulcis chromosome 2, ALMONDv2, whole genome shotgun sequence DNA segment above includes these coding regions:
- the LOC117618992 gene encoding protein TAB2 homolog, chloroplastic-like; translated protein: MLCLLIVLELCFFQCLSLLLWLEERYETVYTRHPGFQKGSKPLLAVDNPFPMELPENLVGEKWAFVQLPFSAVQEEISSLDSNLVFGASLDLDLLGIEIDDKTLIPGLAVASSRAKPLAAWMNGLEVCSIEADLSRARLILSVGISGRYIYATYNKTPETTSEAEAWEAAKKECGGLHFLAIQGDLDSDDCVGFWLLLDLPPPPV